The following coding sequences are from one Peromyscus eremicus chromosome X, PerEre_H2_v1, whole genome shotgun sequence window:
- the Ssr4 gene encoding translocon-associated protein subunit delta isoform X3 translates to MAAMASFGAVALLLLSGLSCCSAEACLEPQITPSYYTTSDAVISTETVFIVEISLTCKNRVQNMALYADVSGKQFPVTRGQDVGRYQVSWSLEHKSAHAGTYEVRFFDEESYSLLRKAQRNNEDISIIPPLFTVSVDHRGTWNGPWVSTEVLAAVIGIVIYYLAFSAKSHIQA, encoded by the exons ATGGCGGCGATGGCATCTTTCGGCGCCGTGGCGCTACTCCTGCTGTCCGGCTTATCTTGCTGCTCAG CAGAGGCCTGCCTGGAGCCCCAGATCACCCCTTCTTACTATACAACCTCAGATGCCGTCATTTCTACAGAGACCGTATTCATCGTGGAGATCTCACTGACTTGCAAGAACAGGGTGCAG AACATGGCTCTTTATGCCGACGTTAGTGGAAAACAATTTCCTGTAACCCGGGGCCAGGATGTGGGCCGATATCAG GTTTCATGGAGCCTGGAGCATAAGAGCGCCCACGCGGGCACCTATGAGGTCAGATTCTTCGATGAAGAGTCCTACAGCCTCCTAAGGAAG GCTCAGAGAAATAATGAGGACATTTCCATCATCCCACCTCTGTTTACAGTCAGTGTGGACCATCGG GGCACCTGGAATGGGCCGTGGGTCTCTACGGAAGTGCTGGCTGCAGTAATCGGCATAGTGATCTACTACCTAGCCTTCAGTGCAAAGAGCCACATCCAGGCCTGA
- the Ssr4 gene encoding translocon-associated protein subunit delta isoform X4, whose translation MAAMASFGAVALLLLSGLSCCSAEACLEPQITPSYYTTSDAVISTETVFIVEISLTCKNRVQNMALYADVSGKQFPVTRGQDVGRYQVSWSLEHKSAHAGTYEVRFFDEESYSLLRKHLPYRLREIMRTFPSSHLCLQSVWTIGAPGMGRGSLRKCWLQ comes from the exons ATGGCGGCGATGGCATCTTTCGGCGCCGTGGCGCTACTCCTGCTGTCCGGCTTATCTTGCTGCTCAG CAGAGGCCTGCCTGGAGCCCCAGATCACCCCTTCTTACTATACAACCTCAGATGCCGTCATTTCTACAGAGACCGTATTCATCGTGGAGATCTCACTGACTTGCAAGAACAGGGTGCAG AACATGGCTCTTTATGCCGACGTTAGTGGAAAACAATTTCCTGTAACCCGGGGCCAGGATGTGGGCCGATATCAG GTTTCATGGAGCCTGGAGCATAAGAGCGCCCACGCGGGCACCTATGAGGTCAGATTCTTCGATGAAGAGTCCTACAGCCTCCTAAGGAAG CATCTCCCTTATAGGCTCAGAGAAATAATGAGGACATTTCCATCATCCCACCTCTGTTTACAGTCAGTGTGGACCATCGG GGCACCTGGAATGGGCCGTGGGTCTCTACGGAAGTGCTGGCTGCAGTAA
- the Ssr4 gene encoding translocon-associated protein subunit delta isoform X1, which translates to MAAMASFGAVALLLLSGLSCCSEACLEPQITPSYYTTSDAVISTETVFIVEISLTCKNRVQNMALYADVSGKQFPVTRGQDVGRYQVSWSLEHKSAHAGTYEVRFFDEESYSLLRKAQRNNEDISIIPPLFTVSVDHRGTWNGPWVSTEVLAAVIGIVIYYLAFSAKSHIQA; encoded by the exons ATGGCGGCGATGGCATCTTTCGGCGCCGTGGCGCTACTCCTGCTGTCCGGCTTATCTTGCTGCTCAG AGGCCTGCCTGGAGCCCCAGATCACCCCTTCTTACTATACAACCTCAGATGCCGTCATTTCTACAGAGACCGTATTCATCGTGGAGATCTCACTGACTTGCAAGAACAGGGTGCAG AACATGGCTCTTTATGCCGACGTTAGTGGAAAACAATTTCCTGTAACCCGGGGCCAGGATGTGGGCCGATATCAG GTTTCATGGAGCCTGGAGCATAAGAGCGCCCACGCGGGCACCTATGAGGTCAGATTCTTCGATGAAGAGTCCTACAGCCTCCTAAGGAAG GCTCAGAGAAATAATGAGGACATTTCCATCATCCCACCTCTGTTTACAGTCAGTGTGGACCATCGG GGCACCTGGAATGGGCCGTGGGTCTCTACGGAAGTGCTGGCTGCAGTAATCGGCATAGTGATCTACTACCTAGCCTTCAGTGCAAAGAGCCACATCCAGGCCTGA
- the Ssr4 gene encoding translocon-associated protein subunit delta isoform X2: MALYADVSGKQFPVTRGQDVGRYQVSWSLEHKSAHAGTYEVRFFDEESYSLLRKAQRNNEDISIIPPLFTVSVDHRGTWNGPWVSTEVLAAVIGIVIYYLAFSAKSHIQA, encoded by the exons ATGGCTCTTTATGCCGACGTTAGTGGAAAACAATTTCCTGTAACCCGGGGCCAGGATGTGGGCCGATATCAG GTTTCATGGAGCCTGGAGCATAAGAGCGCCCACGCGGGCACCTATGAGGTCAGATTCTTCGATGAAGAGTCCTACAGCCTCCTAAGGAAG GCTCAGAGAAATAATGAGGACATTTCCATCATCCCACCTCTGTTTACAGTCAGTGTGGACCATCGG GGCACCTGGAATGGGCCGTGGGTCTCTACGGAAGTGCTGGCTGCAGTAATCGGCATAGTGATCTACTACCTAGCCTTCAGTGCAAAGAGCCACATCCAGGCCTGA